The following are encoded in a window of Sutcliffiella horikoshii genomic DNA:
- a CDS encoding amidase family protein, translating to MNHPKLSGLVDEWLPNATIEELQAAMENGEVTSKELVLMYLHRISKYDKNGPKLNSVLEVNPDAVFIAEALDLERDQSGARGPLHGIPILLKDNIDTGDMMHTSAGSLALEHHVAAEDSAVASQLRRAGAVILGKTNMTEWANFMTEKMPNGYSSRGGQVLNPYGPSQFDVGGSSSGSGAAVAAGLAVAAIGTETSGSILSPASSNSIVGIKPTVGLISRRGIIPISFSQDTAGPMTKSVTDAAVLLSALTETDEKDIATKTNPTPGISYTSFLLKEGLNGMRIGVARDPYFTYFSDEESLLMEEAIASLREQGAEVIGSIDIPFAKEEWDYHTLFYEFKPSLNAYLRNTGSSVPIKSLQDLIAYNKKDSSTMLKHNQTVLEESDKHSGTLTEDEYLSSREKDLYRSREGGLDAVMEEHTLDAILTPNNFGAGIPAKAGYPSITVPAGYTEKGKPVGVTFTARAFEESTLIQIAYGYEQATKLRKAPTLQKTEVKS from the coding sequence ATGAACCACCCGAAACTCTCTGGGCTTGTGGATGAATGGTTGCCGAATGCGACGATTGAGGAGCTGCAAGCGGCGATGGAAAATGGCGAAGTTACTTCAAAAGAATTAGTTCTCATGTATCTTCACCGCATTAGTAAATATGATAAAAACGGGCCAAAGTTGAACTCAGTTCTTGAGGTGAATCCTGATGCGGTGTTTATTGCGGAAGCTCTCGATCTGGAAAGAGACCAGTCCGGTGCACGTGGACCTCTCCATGGCATTCCTATCCTTTTGAAAGACAATATCGATACAGGCGATATGATGCATACAAGCGCAGGTTCGCTTGCCTTGGAACATCACGTGGCAGCGGAAGATTCCGCCGTGGCAAGTCAACTGAGAAGAGCTGGTGCGGTCATACTTGGCAAAACCAATATGACCGAATGGGCTAATTTCATGACAGAAAAGATGCCGAATGGTTACAGCTCCAGAGGTGGACAAGTCCTTAATCCTTATGGTCCCAGCCAATTTGATGTTGGTGGCTCAAGCAGTGGTTCCGGTGCTGCGGTTGCAGCAGGCCTCGCAGTTGCGGCCATCGGTACAGAGACTTCCGGTTCCATTTTAAGTCCTGCAAGTTCCAATTCCATTGTCGGGATTAAGCCAACTGTAGGACTGATTAGTCGCAGGGGCATCATCCCAATCTCCTTCAGTCAAGATACAGCAGGACCTATGACAAAATCAGTCACAGATGCCGCTGTCCTTCTGAGCGCATTGACCGAGACAGATGAAAAAGACATTGCCACCAAAACAAATCCAACCCCAGGCATATCCTACACTTCCTTCCTATTAAAAGAAGGACTTAACGGAATGCGGATTGGAGTGGCCCGTGACCCTTATTTCACTTATTTTTCAGACGAGGAATCCCTCCTCATGGAAGAAGCAATTGCGAGTCTCAGAGAACAAGGCGCTGAAGTCATCGGATCCATCGACATTCCTTTTGCAAAAGAAGAATGGGATTACCATACGCTGTTTTATGAATTTAAACCAAGTCTGAACGCCTACTTACGAAATACCGGTTCTTCTGTACCGATTAAAAGCTTGCAAGACTTAATTGCTTATAATAAAAAGGACTCTTCCACTATGCTGAAGCATAACCAGACAGTCCTTGAGGAAAGTGACAAACACAGCGGAACATTAACAGAGGATGAATACTTATCAAGTCGTGAAAAAGATCTTTATCGTTCCAGGGAAGGCGGCTTGGATGCTGTTATGGAAGAACACACCCTTGATGCGATCCTGACACCAAACAACTTTGGCGCTGGCATTCCTGCAAAGGCAGGTTATCCTTCTATCACCGTTCCTGCTGGCTATACGGAAAAAGGGAAACCAGTTGGGGTGACATTTACCGCCAGAGCCTTTGAAGAAAGCACCCTCATCCAGATCGCCTATGGATATGAACAAGCGACAAAGCTTCGTAAAGCACCTACACTTCAAAAGACGGAGGTAAAATCATGA
- a CDS encoding ABC transporter ATP-binding protein, with protein sequence MGRIFSYLKPYKLAVAIALLLMLTELVVELLHPLLMAKIIDEGILTGDLDAVLKWGGIMVLFSFIAFAAGVTNSFFAAHVSQSFGFDIRKGLFGKIQSFSFANFSLFPTSSLITRMTNDVTQIQNTVFMSLRIMLRAPLLVVGGVIMALIVNWQLALFLVIGVPVLFLFLVWVMKKGGALFKAVQEKLDGVNNVMRENLGGIRLIKAFLRKKHEIKRFGHASEELKNQTVNALRLMEITMPILLLIMNGSILAVLWFGTIGVSNGGAQVGEVVAIVNYATRITGALSIFSFIIMAFARAKASAHRITDVLDEEIDLVDKVDVDKEATFLQGGIEFDSVSFRYPNTDIPVLEDISFRAEAGSTVAIMGATGAGKSSLFQLIPRLYDVDKGIIRVDGKDLTDLSLKKLRRQIGYVPQEALLFSGTVKENIAWGKEDASLEEIIQVAKDAQIHETIDRLPKKYETVLGQKGVNLSGGQKQRLSIARALVRKPKILMLDDSTSALDLNTEAKLLAAIKKYQCTMFIVTQKVSTAMEADKILLIEDGRLLEEGSHEKLLATSELYQKIYQSQFGTEVAEHVQAYK encoded by the coding sequence ATGGGGAGAATATTTTCATACTTAAAACCGTATAAGCTGGCTGTAGCAATTGCCTTGCTCCTTATGCTGACAGAACTTGTCGTGGAGCTCTTGCATCCGTTGCTCATGGCCAAAATAATTGACGAGGGAATTCTGACAGGCGATTTGGATGCGGTCCTGAAATGGGGAGGCATCATGGTGCTGTTCTCCTTTATCGCATTCGCAGCAGGGGTTACCAACTCCTTTTTTGCCGCCCATGTCAGCCAAAGTTTTGGATTTGACATTAGAAAAGGGTTATTCGGAAAAATACAATCGTTTTCTTTTGCGAATTTCAGCCTGTTTCCGACTTCTTCTCTCATCACAAGAATGACCAATGATGTTACACAAATTCAAAATACTGTTTTTATGAGCTTACGTATCATGCTCCGTGCACCGCTCCTTGTGGTGGGTGGCGTGATCATGGCGTTGATTGTCAATTGGCAGCTAGCTCTGTTTCTTGTCATCGGAGTACCTGTTCTCTTTCTTTTTCTCGTATGGGTGATGAAAAAGGGTGGGGCGCTGTTCAAAGCTGTTCAGGAAAAACTGGATGGTGTGAATAATGTCATGCGGGAAAACCTTGGGGGTATTCGCTTAATCAAAGCCTTTCTCCGTAAAAAGCATGAAATCAAACGGTTCGGTCATGCAAGCGAGGAGTTGAAGAATCAGACGGTAAATGCACTTCGACTTATGGAGATTACCATGCCAATCCTCCTTCTAATCATGAACGGAAGTATTCTTGCTGTCCTTTGGTTTGGTACGATCGGTGTCTCAAACGGAGGAGCACAGGTTGGGGAAGTGGTCGCTATCGTCAACTATGCGACCAGAATTACCGGGGCACTATCAATCTTTTCTTTTATTATCATGGCATTTGCGCGTGCGAAAGCCTCTGCTCACCGGATTACAGATGTGCTGGACGAGGAAATTGATTTAGTGGATAAGGTAGATGTGGATAAAGAAGCGACGTTCCTTCAAGGAGGAATCGAATTTGACTCTGTATCTTTTCGTTACCCGAATACAGACATACCGGTTCTTGAGGATATCAGCTTCCGCGCCGAAGCTGGATCGACCGTTGCCATAATGGGAGCCACAGGAGCTGGTAAATCGTCATTATTCCAACTGATTCCTAGGCTTTACGATGTAGATAAGGGCATCATCCGGGTAGACGGTAAAGACCTTACCGATTTGTCTCTGAAAAAGCTAAGGAGGCAAATAGGATATGTGCCACAGGAAGCGCTTCTCTTTTCGGGAACGGTAAAAGAGAATATCGCCTGGGGGAAAGAGGATGCAAGCTTGGAAGAAATCATTCAGGTAGCGAAGGATGCGCAAATTCATGAAACCATCGATCGTTTGCCGAAAAAATATGAGACCGTTCTTGGGCAAAAAGGGGTCAATCTTTCCGGAGGACAAAAACAACGCTTATCCATTGCCCGCGCTCTTGTAAGAAAGCCGAAGATTCTCATGCTGGATGACAGTACAAGCGCACTTGATTTAAATACAGAAGCCAAACTGCTCGCTGCTATTAAAAAATACCAATGCACGATGTTCATAGTGACGCAGAAGGTAAGTACGGCAATGGAAGCAGATAAAATCTTACTGATAGAAGACGGAAGGCTGCTAGAAGAGGGAAGCCATGAGAAGCTATTGGCCACCTCGGAACTTTACCAGAAAATCTATCAGTCGCAATTTGGAACGGAGGTGGCAGAGCATGTCCAAGCGTATAAGTAG
- a CDS encoding ABC transporter ATP-binding protein, whose amino-acid sequence MSKRISSSAAVASKASPKPKAKDWKGTIKRVWRYLGENKGLLMLVMLMVVVSSALGLLGPFIVGMAIDNYVVEQNTSGLLNVLIGLVFIYIFYSLSMWLQNYWMVGIAQNTVLKMRTQLFEHLHKLPIPYFDKRQHGELMSRVTNDMENVSSTLNSSVIQIFSSILTLVGTVSVMLYLSPLLTGITLIIVPVMFFGLRWITNRTGPLFKQTQKNLGELNGYIEETISGQRIVKTFSREDKVMEEFTEKSLKLKKSAYWAQTYSGFIPKLMNMLNNLSFAIIAGVGGILALNTESGITIGVIVIFAEYSRQFTRPLNDLANQFNTLLSAVAGAERVFDVLDEEEEESDETEAIELETVRGEVEFRDASFSYEGDDTTIRNINFHVDAGETVAFVGPTGAGKTTVINLISRFYDLDSGSILLDGHPINRIKRSNLRKHMAFVLQDSFLFEGTVRENIRYGRLDATDTEVEEAAKMANAHSFIRKLPGGYDFKLKQDGSGISQGQKQLLSIARAVLANPTILVLDEATSSIDTITEMKIQEALQRLMEGRTSFVIAHRLNTIQNADQILVLKEGEIIEKGSHNELLTEQGFYYDLFTSQLKKEVG is encoded by the coding sequence ATGTCCAAGCGTATAAGTAGCAGTGCCGCCGTCGCAAGTAAAGCGAGCCCAAAGCCGAAAGCCAAGGACTGGAAAGGGACGATTAAACGAGTTTGGAGATACTTAGGTGAAAACAAAGGTTTGTTGATGCTCGTTATGTTAATGGTTGTCGTCAGCTCCGCCTTAGGACTTTTGGGACCTTTTATTGTTGGAATGGCTATTGATAATTATGTAGTGGAACAAAATACATCTGGACTTTTAAATGTTTTAATTGGGCTTGTATTTATCTATATTTTCTACTCGCTTTCCATGTGGCTCCAGAACTACTGGATGGTGGGAATAGCGCAAAATACGGTATTGAAAATGAGGACGCAGCTGTTTGAGCATTTACACAAGTTGCCGATCCCATATTTTGATAAAAGGCAGCATGGTGAACTTATGAGCCGTGTAACCAATGATATGGAGAATGTCAGTTCAACGTTAAACAGTTCTGTCATTCAGATTTTTTCGAGTATCTTGACCTTAGTCGGAACGGTATCTGTCATGCTTTATCTTAGTCCTTTGCTGACAGGCATTACGCTAATCATCGTACCTGTTATGTTCTTTGGTTTAAGATGGATCACCAACCGGACAGGTCCATTGTTCAAGCAAACCCAAAAGAACTTGGGTGAACTGAATGGCTATATTGAAGAAACCATTTCCGGTCAAAGGATTGTGAAAACATTCTCCCGAGAAGATAAGGTGATGGAGGAGTTTACGGAAAAGAGTTTAAAACTGAAGAAGTCCGCATATTGGGCTCAGACCTATTCAGGGTTTATCCCAAAGCTTATGAATATGTTGAATAACTTGAGTTTTGCCATTATCGCAGGTGTTGGTGGGATATTGGCATTAAACACGGAATCAGGCATTACGATTGGAGTTATCGTCATTTTTGCGGAGTACTCGAGACAATTCACGCGTCCGTTAAATGACCTTGCCAACCAGTTTAATACTTTGTTGTCTGCTGTAGCAGGAGCTGAGCGTGTGTTTGATGTGTTGGATGAAGAAGAGGAAGAAAGCGATGAAACCGAAGCAATAGAACTGGAAACGGTAAGAGGAGAAGTGGAGTTTAGGGATGCTTCCTTCTCTTATGAAGGTGATGATACGACCATTCGCAACATCAACTTCCATGTGGACGCAGGAGAAACCGTTGCATTTGTCGGTCCAACAGGTGCAGGTAAGACAACGGTCATCAACCTGATTTCCCGTTTCTATGATTTGGACAGCGGAAGCATCCTTTTAGATGGCCATCCAATCAACAGGATAAAACGTTCGAATTTGCGTAAGCACATGGCCTTTGTATTACAGGATTCCTTTCTTTTTGAGGGAACGGTTAGAGAGAATATCCGTTACGGAAGACTGGATGCTACAGACACGGAAGTGGAGGAAGCGGCAAAGATGGCCAATGCTCATTCCTTTATCAGAAAATTACCGGGAGGCTATGATTTTAAACTGAAGCAGGACGGAAGCGGAATCAGTCAAGGGCAAAAACAGTTACTGTCCATTGCGCGGGCAGTCTTGGCAAACCCTACCATCCTGGTTCTTGATGAAGCAACAAGTAGTATTGATACCATCACAGAGATGAAAATTCAAGAAGCGCTTCAACGATTGATGGAGGGAAGAACTAGCTTTGTTATTGCCCACCGATTAAATACCATTCAAAATGCCGATCAAATTCTTGTATTGAAAGAAGGAGAAATCATAGAAAAAGGATCTCATAATGAATTGCTCACAGAACAAGGTTTTTACTATGACTTGTTTACGAGTCAGTTAAAAAAAGAAGTAGGGTAA
- a CDS encoding alanine/glycine:cation symporter family protein: MIVFCLGVGLLFTILTRFVQVRLFGDMVKQIFSGKASKAGVSSFQALSISLSGRVGTGNIAGTATAIAMGGPGAVFWMWTIAFIGAASAFVESALAQVYKSKQDGEYRGGPAYYIEKGIGWKWYGIVFASAALLAMSLLMPGLQANAIGTGLNNAFGINKQVIAITLVIVIGLIIFGGVKRIATVAQYVVPFMAVAYILVALGIIAMNITELPAVFGLIFSSAFGFDSAFGGIIGAAIAWGVKRGIFSNEAGQGTGPHAAAAAEVSHPAKQGLVQAFSIYIDTLLVCSATAFMILFTGSFNVVDPANEGQFLVNNLGAGVEAGAEYTQAAVESVLPGFGAGFVGIALLFFAFTTIMAYYYIAETNVAYLVRGRSNKIPMFILKVVLLGATYFGVVRTTQVAWNLGDIGLGLMVWLNLIALLLLAKPALAVLKDYDEQRKQGLDPTFNPEKLGIKNAEFWTEEYKKDDEKAS, encoded by the coding sequence ATGATTGTTTTCTGTTTGGGAGTCGGACTATTATTTACCATTTTGACAAGGTTTGTACAAGTAAGGTTATTTGGGGATATGGTGAAGCAAATATTCTCAGGTAAAGCGTCAAAAGCAGGGGTATCTTCCTTTCAGGCATTATCCATTTCATTATCAGGACGTGTAGGAACCGGTAATATCGCTGGTACTGCAACTGCAATTGCGATGGGAGGACCCGGAGCAGTTTTTTGGATGTGGACGATCGCATTTATTGGAGCGGCGAGTGCATTTGTTGAATCAGCGCTGGCCCAAGTGTACAAATCAAAGCAAGATGGGGAATATCGCGGGGGTCCGGCTTATTACATAGAAAAAGGTATTGGCTGGAAATGGTATGGGATTGTATTCGCATCGGCTGCATTGTTAGCGATGAGCTTATTAATGCCAGGATTGCAAGCTAATGCAATTGGGACAGGATTAAATAATGCTTTTGGAATTAATAAGCAAGTAATTGCAATTACATTAGTTATTGTCATTGGATTAATCATTTTTGGGGGAGTTAAACGTATAGCTACTGTTGCTCAATACGTAGTTCCTTTCATGGCGGTAGCGTATATATTAGTAGCTCTAGGAATTATTGCTATGAATATTACAGAGTTACCGGCAGTATTCGGTTTGATTTTCTCAAGTGCCTTTGGCTTTGACTCCGCGTTTGGTGGGATCATTGGGGCAGCTATTGCATGGGGCGTTAAACGTGGTATCTTTTCCAATGAAGCAGGTCAAGGTACTGGGCCACACGCAGCAGCGGCTGCTGAAGTATCACACCCAGCTAAACAAGGATTAGTGCAAGCATTTTCTATTTATATTGATACGCTACTTGTTTGTTCTGCCACTGCGTTCATGATTCTATTCACAGGATCGTTTAATGTAGTAGATCCAGCAAACGAGGGACAATTCCTGGTAAATAACCTTGGTGCAGGGGTAGAGGCAGGAGCGGAATATACACAAGCTGCTGTTGAGTCAGTATTACCTGGGTTTGGTGCAGGATTTGTAGGTATTGCTTTATTATTCTTCGCTTTTACAACCATTATGGCGTATTACTATATTGCGGAAACGAATGTTGCATATTTGGTTCGTGGAAGAAGCAATAAGATTCCAATGTTCATCTTGAAGGTCGTTCTTTTAGGTGCAACTTACTTTGGGGTTGTCAGAACAACACAAGTAGCATGGAATCTAGGAGATATTGGACTTGGATTAATGGTGTGGCTCAATTTGATTGCACTGTTATTGTTGGCGAAACCTGCACTTGCAGTGTTAAAAGATTATGATGAACAAAGAAAGCAGGGTCTAGATCCTACATTTAATCCTGAGAAATTGGGTATTAAAAATGCGGAGTTCTGGACAGAGGAGTATAAAAAGGATGATGAAAAAGCATCCTGA
- a CDS encoding EAL domain-containing protein, whose protein sequence is MHCTDCGVPDNISRSGVLFIKREQLQEELHYQSLEELEQLLQKKILNRADSSKVLAKTSSQRGFYPPEQLWNLVKNQDLLELIASNSFTTHFQPIIDLQKNDEIFAYECLLRPQWKGQSVPPFKLFEFARETNLHNYLDQKARESSIVSGSKQQVPSNVKLFINFLPSSIYNPEYCLQHTFKIVRENDILPDQLVFEVVESEKIHDIDHLESIFKTYKKSGMQVALDDVGAGYSTLAVLEKLQPDFVKIDRDYISHCDTSLEKQLFLKSVINVATKLNIKVLAEGIERKEEFQFCRDIGIHYGQGYYIGKPSPEIMAPIMSV, encoded by the coding sequence TTGCACTGTACGGATTGCGGGGTACCTGACAATATAAGCCGCTCAGGGGTACTTTTTATAAAAAGAGAGCAATTGCAAGAGGAACTTCACTATCAATCACTTGAAGAATTAGAGCAGCTCCTTCAAAAGAAAATACTTAATCGAGCTGATAGCTCAAAAGTTTTGGCGAAAACATCATCACAACGAGGCTTTTACCCACCAGAGCAGTTATGGAATCTGGTGAAAAATCAAGATCTATTAGAATTAATAGCATCCAATTCCTTCACAACCCATTTTCAACCAATCATAGATTTGCAGAAAAACGATGAAATTTTCGCCTATGAGTGTTTGTTACGCCCTCAATGGAAGGGGCAATCTGTTCCACCTTTTAAACTATTTGAATTCGCCCGTGAAACGAATCTACATAACTATTTAGATCAAAAGGCTCGTGAAAGCTCTATTGTTTCCGGGAGCAAGCAGCAGGTCCCTTCTAATGTAAAGCTATTTATTAACTTTTTACCATCATCCATTTACAACCCGGAGTATTGTTTGCAGCATACATTTAAGATTGTTCGTGAAAATGACATCTTACCAGATCAGCTCGTTTTTGAAGTGGTGGAATCAGAAAAAATTCACGATATCGACCACCTTGAATCTATATTCAAAACTTACAAGAAATCGGGAATGCAAGTGGCACTCGATGATGTCGGTGCAGGTTATTCCACCTTGGCAGTCCTCGAAAAGCTGCAACCCGATTTTGTAAAAATAGACCGTGACTATATTTCACATTGTGACACCTCATTAGAAAAACAACTTTTCCTAAAAAGTGTCATAAATGTCGCCACCAAATTAAACATTAAGGTGCTTGCAGAAGGAATAGAAAGAAAAGAAGAGTTTCAATTTTGCCGAGACATCGGAATACATTATGGACAAGGCTATTATATAGGAAAACCTAGTCCGGAAATTATGGCACCAATCATGTCAGTCTAG
- a CDS encoding ATP-binding protein, whose translation MLAEKLLLHVLIILAPVLIYYVVSENKRFGQSPYFIGILQGLSASLCLLFAFYDYGLYWDLRYIPLVLAILYGGPKAGVIVLAAILGTRTYLGGDALAFGYVSGLVAAAIPFLMLKRFNKIQIKKKRIGFAVLVGLWPNFVMLAILIAYLFSSAAANEGPNLLLYILLFGLIQVVGVGFASTLHEAVLERELMKQEIRRAEKLNTLGELAASIAHEVRNPLTVVKGFLQLMHREDKGKNYQYIGLILSELARAESIINDYLNFAKPEFKKIEKVDLGELLSDVKMLLNPLAVKEGIHLESYLEKNVVMETDKNQFKQALVNILKNAIEATPQDGRVYIKLFSNTSGIQILIKDTGKGMTKEQVSRIGTLFYTTKDKGTGLGTTVSMRIIDTMNGKVVYSSELGKGTEVKISFPPVRQEEQVREESIVG comes from the coding sequence ATGTTGGCGGAAAAGCTACTTTTACATGTATTGATCATCTTAGCACCGGTGCTGATTTATTATGTTGTTTCCGAAAATAAGAGGTTTGGTCAATCACCATATTTTATCGGAATTCTGCAGGGGCTTTCTGCGAGCCTGTGTTTACTGTTTGCATTCTATGATTATGGTCTATATTGGGACTTGCGATACATACCTTTAGTGCTTGCCATCCTTTATGGTGGACCAAAGGCTGGGGTAATTGTACTCGCTGCCATTCTTGGGACAAGAACCTACCTTGGTGGCGATGCTCTGGCATTTGGCTATGTCAGTGGACTTGTTGCAGCAGCCATTCCGTTCTTGATGCTAAAACGGTTTAACAAAATTCAAATAAAGAAAAAGAGGATTGGCTTTGCTGTGCTTGTAGGCTTATGGCCAAACTTTGTCATGCTAGCAATCTTAATAGCTTATCTCTTCAGTTCAGCAGCTGCAAATGAAGGACCGAATCTACTTTTATACATCCTGCTATTTGGATTGATTCAAGTAGTAGGTGTCGGTTTCGCATCCACCTTACATGAAGCGGTCCTTGAGCGAGAATTGATGAAGCAGGAAATTAGACGCGCGGAAAAGCTGAATACATTAGGTGAACTTGCAGCGTCCATTGCTCATGAAGTCAGAAACCCATTAACTGTTGTTAAAGGATTTCTCCAACTCATGCATAGAGAGGATAAGGGGAAGAACTATCAATATATTGGACTCATTTTAAGTGAACTGGCAAGGGCAGAATCCATTATCAATGATTATCTCAATTTTGCAAAACCTGAGTTCAAAAAAATTGAAAAAGTGGACCTGGGTGAACTATTGAGTGATGTGAAAATGTTGTTAAATCCGTTAGCAGTAAAAGAAGGTATTCATCTTGAAAGTTACTTGGAGAAGAATGTTGTGATGGAAACTGATAAAAATCAATTCAAACAAGCCCTTGTTAACATTTTAAAAAATGCCATTGAAGCCACTCCTCAAGATGGCAGAGTCTATATTAAATTGTTTTCCAACACATCTGGCATTCAGATTCTCATTAAAGATACAGGAAAAGGAATGACCAAGGAGCAGGTGTCTCGCATTGGTACCTTATTCTATACCACTAAGGATAAGGGGACAGGTCTTGGTACGACTGTTTCGATGAGGATTATCGATACAATGAATGGAAAGGTCGTTTACTCAAGTGAACTTGGGAAAGGGACGGAGGTGAAGATTTCATTTCCGCCTGTGAGGCAGGAGGAACAGGTGAGAGAGGAATCGATTGTTGGATAA
- a CDS encoding FAD-dependent oxidoreductase codes for MDQINFTDLPKGPEAYWRDSAPLPSFPTLNENKKTDVCVVGGGITGITTAYQLAQEGLKVILIDADQILNGTTGHTTAKVTSQHGLIYDEFLQHLGQEKAKLYYQANQEGLHFIRDLVDLKRIQCDFSEQNAYIYSQTEQDDQKVIKEFEAYQKLGIDGDLTYDIPFPIETKSVIVMKNQAQFHPLQYLKVLVDGIVEKGGEIYEHTVATDVEESRGLSVVTKNGAKIDCEYIVAGSHFPFYDGKGFFFTRMYAERSYVLAAKIEKEPPEGMYYSAGQPSRSLRYVTIDGEKVALIGGDGHRTGQGKDTLKHYEALKSFGEEVLGIKEILYRWSAQDLYTLDKVPYIGRITSGHPNIFIATGYRKWGMTNGTAAALLLQDLILGRKNAYEDLFSPSRFVADPSLKKFISSNMNVAGHLIEGKLDRPSKKPEDLGLDEGGVVMINGRRAGAYKNDKGEVYCVDTTCTHLGCEVEWNHGDRSWDCPCHGSRFSIHGDVLEGPADKPLEKL; via the coding sequence ATGGATCAAATAAATTTTACCGACCTTCCAAAAGGACCGGAAGCCTATTGGCGGGACTCTGCACCCCTGCCCTCTTTTCCAACATTAAATGAAAATAAAAAAACAGATGTATGTGTAGTCGGTGGCGGTATTACTGGAATTACGACGGCGTATCAACTTGCTCAAGAAGGACTTAAGGTAATCCTCATTGATGCGGATCAAATTCTAAATGGAACAACAGGGCACACAACAGCCAAAGTGACATCTCAGCACGGTCTGATTTACGATGAGTTTCTTCAGCATTTAGGACAAGAAAAAGCAAAACTCTATTACCAAGCCAACCAGGAAGGCCTTCATTTCATCAGAGATCTTGTGGATCTTAAACGAATTCAATGTGACTTTAGTGAACAGAATGCCTATATTTATTCTCAAACAGAGCAGGATGATCAAAAAGTAATAAAAGAATTCGAAGCGTATCAGAAACTAGGAATCGATGGCGATTTAACTTATGACATACCGTTTCCGATTGAGACTAAATCTGTAATCGTCATGAAAAATCAGGCACAATTCCATCCGCTTCAATATTTAAAGGTGCTAGTAGACGGCATAGTTGAAAAGGGCGGCGAAATTTATGAGCACACCGTTGCGACAGATGTGGAGGAGTCCCGCGGTCTATCTGTAGTGACGAAGAACGGAGCAAAGATTGATTGCGAATATATTGTTGCAGGCTCCCATTTTCCATTTTACGATGGCAAAGGTTTCTTTTTCACAAGAATGTATGCGGAGCGTTCGTATGTACTTGCAGCAAAAATAGAAAAAGAACCACCAGAGGGCATGTATTATAGCGCAGGTCAGCCTTCAAGATCTTTGCGTTATGTGACGATTGACGGGGAGAAAGTTGCCTTGATTGGAGGAGACGGCCACCGGACAGGTCAAGGCAAAGATACGTTAAAACACTACGAAGCGTTGAAAAGTTTCGGTGAAGAAGTCCTTGGAATCAAGGAAATTCTGTATCGATGGTCAGCACAAGATTTATATACGTTAGACAAGGTACCGTATATTGGCCGCATTACATCGGGGCATCCGAATATTTTCATTGCGACAGGCTATCGAAAATGGGGAATGACCAACGGTACAGCAGCCGCACTGCTCTTACAGGATTTAATCCTTGGCAGGAAAAACGCATATGAAGACCTGTTTTCACCGTCCCGCTTTGTTGCTGATCCTAGTCTGAAAAAATTTATCAGCTCTAACATGAATGTAGCGGGTCACCTCATCGAAGGCAAACTTGATCGTCCTTCGAAAAAACCAGAAGATCTAGGTTTGGATGAAGGCGGAGTCGTTATGATTAACGGTCGACGTGCAGGAGCTTACAAAAACGACAAAGGAGAAGTATACTGCGTGGACACGACCTGTACGCATCTTGGTTGTGAAGTCGAGTGGAACCATGGCGATCGAAGCTGGGATTGCCCTTGCCACGGCTCACGCTTCTCCATCCACGGCGACGTACTGGAAGGGCCAGCTGATAAACCGCTGGAGAAATTGTAA